A genomic region of Pseudomonas sp. KU43P contains the following coding sequences:
- the folK gene encoding 2-amino-4-hydroxy-6-hydroxymethyldihydropteridine diphosphokinase: MTTRAFIGLGSNLDAPAEQLRNALQALDQLDGTCLAAASALYTSDSLLPGQPRYTNAVAALDTALAPLALLDALQAIELDQGRVRKERWGPRTLDLDILLYGDQVIDVPRLQVPHYHMHARPFVLYPLAELVSHDFQLADGRALAQLLEACPYVGLERL, translated from the coding sequence GTGACCACGCGCGCTTTCATTGGCCTGGGCAGCAACCTCGACGCCCCTGCCGAGCAGCTGCGCAACGCCCTTCAGGCGCTGGACCAGCTAGACGGTACATGCCTGGCGGCGGCTTCAGCCCTGTACACCAGCGACTCGCTACTACCTGGCCAGCCACGCTACACAAACGCCGTCGCCGCGTTGGATACCGCACTCGCGCCACTGGCACTGCTCGACGCTCTGCAAGCGATCGAGCTAGACCAGGGCCGTGTGCGCAAGGAGCGCTGGGGGCCACGTACACTCGACCTGGATATCCTGCTGTACGGCGACCAGGTCATCGACGTGCCGCGCCTGCAGGTGCCGCACTACCACATGCACGCCCGCCCCTTCGTGCTGTATCCGCTGGCCGAACTGGTGTCGCACGACTTTCAGCTGGCCGATGGCCGTGCCCTCGCCCAATTGCTCGAAGCCTGCCCGTACGTAGGGCTGGAGCGCCTGTAA
- the panB gene encoding 3-methyl-2-oxobutanoate hydroxymethyltransferase, which yields MPEVTLTTLHGLKAKGEKITMLTCYDATFAKGASQAGVEVLLVGDSLGMVLQGHDSTLPVTTAEMAYHTACVKRGNDGALILADLPFMAHATPEQAFANCATLMQAGAHMIKLEGAAWLAETIRLLAERGVPVCAHMGLTPQTVNVLGGYKVQGRQEAQARQMRADAIALEQAGAAMLLLECVPSELAAEITQAVSIPVIGIGAGSATDGQVLVLHDMLGLSLSGRVPKFVKNFMAGQPDIQSALVAYVKAVKEVSFPGSEHGFSA from the coding sequence ATGCCTGAAGTAACCCTGACCACCCTGCACGGCCTCAAGGCCAAGGGTGAAAAGATCACAATGCTGACCTGCTACGACGCGACCTTCGCCAAGGGCGCCAGCCAGGCCGGCGTCGAAGTGTTGCTGGTGGGCGACTCGCTGGGAATGGTCCTGCAGGGCCACGACAGCACGCTGCCTGTCACCACCGCCGAGATGGCCTACCACACTGCCTGCGTCAAACGTGGCAATGACGGTGCACTGATCCTCGCCGACCTGCCATTCATGGCCCACGCCACGCCTGAGCAGGCCTTCGCCAACTGCGCCACGCTGATGCAGGCCGGCGCCCACATGATCAAGCTCGAAGGCGCTGCCTGGCTGGCCGAAACCATTCGTCTGCTGGCCGAACGCGGCGTGCCGGTTTGCGCGCACATGGGCCTGACCCCACAGACCGTGAACGTGCTCGGCGGCTACAAGGTGCAAGGTCGCCAGGAAGCGCAAGCGCGGCAGATGCGCGCCGATGCCATCGCCCTGGAGCAGGCCGGCGCGGCCATGCTGCTGCTCGAATGCGTGCCCAGCGAGCTGGCTGCGGAAATCACCCAGGCGGTGAGCATCCCGGTGATCGGCATTGGCGCAGGTAGCGCCACCGATGGCCAGGTACTGGTGTTGCATGACATGCTCGGCCTGTCACTGAGCGGCCGGGTTCCCAAGTTCGTCAAGAACTTCATGGCCGGTCAGCCCGACATCCAGAGCGCCCTCGTTGCCTACGTCAAGGCGGTGAAAGAGGTCAGCTTCCCAGGCAGCGAACACGGGTTCAGTGCATGA
- the panC gene encoding pantoate--beta-alanine ligase: protein MNTVKTVRELRAAVARARGEGKRIAFVPTMGNLHSGHAALVTKAAQRADFVVASIFVNPLQFGANEDLDKYPRTLAADQQRLLEAGCHLLFAPTVEEMYPDGMSVQTRVSVPHLSEGLCGASRPGHFEGVATVVSKLFNMVQPDLAVFGEKDFQQLAVIRAMVRDLNMPIQIIGEPTVRAEDGLALSSRNGYLTPEQRSAAPALYRTLQHIGAAIGRGQRDFAALVADGLAQLNAAGMRPDYLEVRHAVSLRPAQLDDRDLVVIAAAYLGNTRLIDNLYLHVEDKTA from the coding sequence ATGAATACTGTCAAGACCGTTCGTGAACTGCGCGCCGCCGTCGCCCGCGCACGCGGAGAAGGCAAGCGTATCGCTTTCGTACCGACCATGGGCAACCTGCACAGCGGCCATGCCGCCCTGGTGACCAAGGCCGCCCAACGCGCCGATTTCGTAGTGGCCAGCATCTTCGTCAACCCGCTGCAGTTCGGCGCCAACGAAGACCTCGACAAGTACCCGCGCACGCTCGCCGCTGACCAGCAGCGCCTGCTCGAGGCCGGCTGCCACTTGCTGTTCGCCCCCACCGTCGAAGAGATGTACCCCGATGGCATGAGCGTACAAACCCGCGTCAGTGTGCCTCACCTCTCCGAAGGCCTGTGCGGCGCAAGCCGCCCAGGGCATTTCGAGGGCGTGGCGACGGTGGTCAGCAAGCTGTTCAACATGGTGCAGCCCGACCTGGCCGTGTTCGGCGAGAAAGACTTCCAGCAACTGGCCGTGATCCGCGCCATGGTGCGTGACCTGAACATGCCCATCCAGATCATCGGCGAGCCCACCGTGCGCGCCGAGGACGGTTTGGCGCTGTCGTCTCGCAATGGTTACCTTACGCCAGAGCAGCGGTCTGCCGCGCCGGCGCTGTACCGTACCCTGCAGCACATCGGCGCGGCCATCGGCCGGGGCCAGCGCGATTTCGCAGCGCTGGTTGCCGACGGCCTGGCGCAGTTGAACGCAGCGGGCATGCGTCCGGATTACCTGGAAGTGCGCCATGCCGTCAGTTTGCGCCCGGCGCAGCTGGATGACCGCGACCTGGTGGTGATTGCGGCGGCCTATCTAGGTAACACCCGCCTGATCGACAACCTCTACCTGCACGTGGAAGACAAGACCGCGTAA
- the pgi gene encoding glucose-6-phosphate isomerase: MAYYRTPHDVTALPAWQALQQHRDAMQDFSMREAFAADAQRFEQFSLSCCGLFLDYSKNLINEESRDLLVKLAEQVGLQDAIKSMFSGEIINASEGRPVLHTALRRPVGDKLSVNGVNVMPEVHKVLNQITELVGRIHDGLWRGYSEKPITDVVNIGIGGSFLGPELVSEALLPYAQRGVRCHYLANIDGSEFHELSANLRAETTLFIVSSKSFNTLETLKNAMAARTWYLAQGGSEAELYRHFIAVSSNKAAAVAFGIREENIFPMWDWVGGRYSLWSAIGLPIALAIGTANFKELLSGAYTMDQHFQTAPFDKNMPVLLALLGVWYGNFWGAQSHAILPYDHYLRNITKHLQQLDMESNGKSVLQDGTPVKTDTGPVIWGGVGCNGQHAYHQLLHQGTQLIPADFIVPVVSFNPVADHHQWLYANCLSQSQALMLGKTREEAETELRQKGLNEADIAKLAPHKVIPGNRPSNTLVVERISPRRLGALVAMYEHKVFVQSVIWGINAFDQWGVELGKELGKGVYQRLVGSLEDSAEDGSTQGLINYFRGRHRG, translated from the coding sequence ATGGCGTATTACCGTACACCCCACGATGTTACGGCCCTGCCTGCCTGGCAGGCACTCCAGCAACACCGCGACGCCATGCAAGACTTCAGCATGCGCGAAGCGTTCGCCGCCGATGCCCAACGCTTTGAACAGTTCTCCCTGAGCTGTTGCGGCCTGTTCCTCGACTACTCGAAAAACCTGATCAACGAAGAAAGCCGCGACCTGCTGGTCAAGCTTGCCGAACAGGTCGGGCTGCAGGACGCGATCAAATCGATGTTCAGCGGTGAGATCATCAACGCCTCGGAAGGCCGCCCGGTCCTGCACACGGCCCTGCGCCGCCCGGTGGGCGACAAGCTCAGCGTCAACGGCGTGAACGTGATGCCGGAAGTGCACAAGGTGCTCAACCAGATCACCGAACTGGTAGGCCGCATTCATGACGGCCTGTGGCGCGGCTACAGCGAAAAACCGATCACCGACGTGGTCAACATCGGTATCGGCGGCTCGTTCCTCGGCCCCGAGCTGGTCTCCGAAGCGCTCCTGCCATATGCCCAGCGTGGCGTGCGCTGCCATTACCTGGCGAATATCGACGGCAGCGAATTCCACGAGCTGTCGGCCAACCTGCGCGCCGAAACCACCTTGTTCATCGTCTCGTCGAAATCGTTCAACACCCTCGAGACACTGAAGAACGCCATGGCCGCACGTACCTGGTACCTGGCCCAGGGCGGCTCGGAAGCCGAGCTCTATCGCCACTTCATCGCGGTGTCGAGCAACAAGGCGGCCGCCGTGGCCTTCGGCATTCGCGAAGAGAACATCTTCCCGATGTGGGACTGGGTGGGCGGTCGTTACTCGCTGTGGTCCGCAATCGGCCTGCCAATCGCCCTGGCCATCGGTACCGCCAACTTCAAGGAATTGCTGTCGGGTGCCTATACCATGGACCAGCACTTCCAGACCGCGCCGTTCGACAAGAACATGCCGGTGCTGCTGGCCCTGCTGGGCGTGTGGTATGGCAACTTCTGGGGCGCCCAGAGCCACGCGATCCTGCCTTACGACCATTACCTGCGCAACATCACCAAACACTTGCAGCAACTGGACATGGAGTCCAACGGCAAGAGCGTGCTGCAGGATGGCACCCCGGTGAAAACCGACACCGGCCCGGTCATCTGGGGTGGTGTGGGCTGCAACGGCCAACATGCCTACCACCAGTTGCTGCACCAAGGCACCCAGCTGATTCCTGCCGACTTCATCGTTCCGGTGGTGAGTTTCAACCCGGTGGCCGACCACCATCAGTGGCTATATGCCAACTGCCTGTCGCAAAGCCAGGCGCTGATGCTCGGCAAGACCCGCGAAGAGGCCGAGACAGAGCTGCGCCAGAAGGGCCTGAACGAAGCCGATATCGCCAAGCTTGCGCCGCACAAGGTGATCCCGGGTAACCGCCCGAGCAACACCCTTGTGGTCGAGCGCATCAGCCCGCGACGCCTCGGTGCACTGGTGGCGATGTATGAACACAAGGTGTTCGTGCAGAGCGTGATCTGGGGTATCAATGCCTTCGACCAGTGGGGCGTGGAGCTGGGCAAGGAGCTGGGCAAAGGTGTCTACCAGCGTTTGGTGGGTAGCCTGGAAGACAGCGCCGAAGACGGCTCGACCCAAGGGCTGATCAACTACTTCCGCGGGCGTCACCGCGGTTGA
- the acs gene encoding acetate--CoA ligase: MFDIRDYPAALAVSQSAALTTDDYRRLYRQSIEAPDSFWAEQAKRLDWIKPWSSVQQCDLKTGKARWFDGAQLNVSYNCIDRHLAQRGDQTALLWEGDDPNDSKAITYRELHRQVCRLANALKARGVKKGDRVCIYMPMIPEAAYAMLACTRIGAIHSVVFGGFSPDALRDRILDADCRTVITADEGVRGGKRIPLKQNVDKALASCPAVSSVLVVQRTGGEVAWSEGRDLWYHQVTEHAGDDCPVEPMEAEDPLFILYTSGSTGKPKGVLHTTGGYLLQATMTFKVVFDYRDGEVFWCTADVGWVTGHSYIVYGPLANGAISLMFEGVPNYPDTSRFWQVVDKHLVNIFYTAPTALRALMREGSAPLQSTSRKSLRLLGSVGEPINPEAWEWYFEAVGQKRCPIVDTWWQTETGGIMLTPLPGTQKLKPGCATQPMFGVQPVLLDDKGKLIEGPGAGLLAIKASWPGQIRSVYGDHQRMVDTYFKPMPGYYFTGDGARRDADGDYWITGRIDDVINVSGHRIGTAEVESALVLHDSVAEAAVVGYPHDLKGQGVYAFVTPMNGVNPDDALKAELLALVSKEIGSFAKPELIQWAPALPKTRSGKIMRRILRKIACNELDNLGDTSTLADPSVVQGLIDTRLNQ; encoded by the coding sequence ATGTTCGATATCCGCGACTATCCCGCAGCCTTGGCTGTCAGCCAATCTGCCGCCCTCACCACCGACGACTACCGTCGCCTCTATCGCCAATCCATCGAAGCCCCCGACAGCTTCTGGGCCGAGCAAGCCAAGCGCCTGGACTGGATCAAGCCCTGGTCAAGCGTTCAGCAGTGCGACCTGAAGACCGGCAAGGCTCGCTGGTTCGACGGTGCTCAGCTCAACGTCAGCTACAACTGCATCGACCGTCACCTGGCCCAGCGCGGCGATCAGACCGCCCTGCTGTGGGAAGGCGACGATCCCAACGATTCCAAGGCCATCACCTACCGTGAACTGCACCGCCAGGTCTGCCGTCTGGCCAACGCCCTCAAGGCGCGAGGCGTCAAAAAGGGTGACCGCGTGTGCATCTACATGCCGATGATTCCCGAGGCCGCCTACGCCATGCTTGCCTGCACGCGCATCGGTGCCATCCATTCGGTGGTGTTTGGCGGCTTCTCCCCAGATGCCCTGCGTGACCGCATTCTCGATGCCGACTGCCGAACCGTGATCACCGCTGACGAAGGCGTGCGCGGCGGCAAGCGCATCCCGCTCAAGCAGAACGTCGACAAAGCCCTGGCCAGTTGCCCTGCGGTCAGCAGCGTGCTGGTGGTGCAACGCACCGGTGGCGAGGTTGCCTGGAGCGAAGGTCGAGACCTCTGGTATCACCAGGTGACCGAACACGCCGGTGACGACTGCCCGGTGGAACCGATGGAGGCCGAAGACCCGTTGTTCATCCTCTACACCTCCGGCAGCACCGGCAAACCCAAGGGCGTGCTGCACACCACTGGCGGCTACCTGCTGCAGGCGACGATGACCTTCAAGGTAGTCTTCGACTATCGCGACGGCGAGGTGTTCTGGTGCACCGCCGACGTCGGCTGGGTCACCGGCCATAGCTACATCGTCTACGGCCCACTGGCCAACGGGGCGATTTCGCTGATGTTCGAAGGTGTGCCCAACTACCCGGACACCTCGCGCTTCTGGCAGGTGGTGGACAAGCACCTGGTGAACATCTTCTACACCGCGCCCACTGCCCTGCGCGCGCTGATGCGCGAAGGTTCGGCGCCCCTGCAGAGTACTTCGCGCAAGAGCCTGCGCCTGCTTGGCAGCGTCGGCGAACCGATCAACCCAGAGGCCTGGGAATGGTACTTTGAAGCCGTCGGGCAAAAACGCTGCCCCATTGTCGACACGTGGTGGCAGACCGAAACCGGCGGCATCATGCTCACGCCGCTACCAGGCACGCAGAAGCTCAAGCCCGGCTGTGCCACCCAGCCCATGTTCGGCGTACAGCCGGTGCTGCTGGACGACAAGGGCAAGCTGATCGAAGGCCCCGGCGCCGGCCTGCTGGCGATCAAGGCCAGTTGGCCCGGGCAGATCCGCAGTGTGTATGGCGACCACCAGCGCATGGTCGACACCTATTTCAAACCCATGCCCGGCTATTACTTCACCGGTGACGGCGCCCGCCGCGACGCCGATGGCGACTACTGGATCACTGGGCGCATCGATGATGTGATCAACGTTTCTGGCCACCGCATCGGTACCGCCGAAGTCGAAAGCGCGCTGGTGCTTCACGACAGTGTTGCCGAGGCTGCCGTGGTCGGTTACCCGCATGACCTGAAGGGCCAGGGCGTGTATGCCTTCGTGACCCCCATGAATGGCGTTAACCCGGACGACGCCCTCAAGGCTGAACTGCTGGCTTTGGTGAGCAAGGAAATTGGCAGCTTCGCCAAGCCCGAACTGATCCAGTGGGCCCCGGCATTGCCCAAGACCCGCTCGGGCAAGATCATGCGGCGTATACTGCGCAAGATCGCCTGCAACGAGCTCGACAACTTGGGTGATACTTCGACCCTGGCCGACCCGAGCGTGGTCCAGGGCTTGATCGATACACGCCTCAATCAATAA